The genomic interval GAGGACGGGCCAGCCCCTCGCACACCTTGGGAGGATGGCCCTTGTACGCCTTGCAGACGTAAGCCTCAAAGTTCTCGTAATCCTGAACCAGAAGAAAATAACGTAACTAGAAGAAATGGGcaggatggatggatcataGGCATCGGTGTTGATCGCTGAACTCTTGCAGATGCATTCAGCTCAACTGCAACTCGATCCTGCAAAAGGATAACTAGAGAGTGGCACGTACTTCGTAGAGCGGCTGACCGTCGACGACAACCCACGGGACGTACTTGTGGGGAGGCTGGAGTGCGTCAGTCTGCCTTCCATACTTGAGCGAGAGCTGAGCAAATAAGATGCAAACACAATGGCCAACGGTCTCAGGGACTAGGATGCAAGTGATGGATGGATCATAGGATCAATGGATCATAGGATTATACGAACGGACCTGGTGACCGCGCTCGCTCTTGTAGCAGTCGGTGACAGGCTTGGCGTCGAGGTTGAGCTTCGCGAAGCAGGACTCCCACTCGCTGCGCTTGCCGTCCACCACCAGGCTCTCCACGCAGTAGATGAACCGGAAATGCACTCTCTGCACTCAAAAACACAGAGTTGTAATAAGCGAGATCCGGAGCAGAAAGGTTGCAAGCTTTTTATGCAGAGAGAAGCTGCAGGTTTTTGTCATGCAAGCTGCTTACCAAATCCGGCCATGCGTCGATGGCGCAAGCCTCCACGGTGTTCAGTAAGCACTCGTCACCGCCATGCTGCAACAATCGAACACCTCAACCGCATCATCAATCAGTATTCTCATTAGCACCAGCACCAGTACCAAACAGCAATTAACGCcccaaaaagaagaaaatcatCTGACACAAGGACGAAAGCAGGAGGGCATGATCCAAGAAAGAAGTAAGACAACGAACGCCCAGAATTCCAGTGAAACTTGTGAGCAGGGAAccgaaaggaggaggagggtgtgGATTGCGGAGAACCTGGCAGGAGATTTTGCCGTCCCTGACACGGGCGTTGCCGTAGGGGACGAGGGAGAGGTCGATGGCGTCGAGGAGGCCATCCCTGAAGACCTTGGCGAGGCGGTCCACCACGAACGTCGCCGAGAATGGGCACAGCGATTCGTAGTAGAGCGCCACGTCCACCTTCCCCTTCTTCCCCTCGACAGCGCCTGAGGCGccgagcagcaggaggagcacGGCGACGAAGGGGACATGGCGGGAATGGTGAAGGGCCGCCATGGAGGTACCCGGTACGTCGCTCCGGCGATCAGCTAGTCAGCTAGAATAGCCTCCGGTGATCGGCAGCAGTGGATgtcgcggcggagggggaaggTGGAGTGGAATGGTGGTGAGGTTTGGCTGCGTTTTACGGATGATGATTCGTGGCGTAAAGTCAAAACCTGTGGCCACGTGTGCAACGAGGTGTGAGAGTGTGGAGTAACTCGTAAAGTGGAAAAGGACGGAGGAGAGTGGGGCCCAGGCTGGATGGTAGGGTCCACGTGCAGGGACCTCTATGtgaagaatttttttgagaaatattatttttttatgaaaaatcgtaaaattagAGTATGTCCACGAAAAATCACTAAACTAGTAACCTGTCGAACAGCCCTAGATCGATAGGCGTCTGTCGAACCGTGGAAGGGTGACGGGCCCCACCACCTTGGCTCCGAACAGCCTATCGATCTCTAGGACATCGATAGCTCCTCATCCCCCACTGTCCTGTCGATCGATTGAGCCATAGCACCGACCTGTCGAACATTGGCTGTTCGATAGGTCCTCCCGTTCAAGACCTGTCGAACTCCCTTTGTTTGACAGGTCCTGTCGATCAAGCGGTTGTTCGATCGGTTACCCAGTCACTGTTCGGTCGTTCGATTTGCCTCCTATCGACCTATGGATGTTCGACTGGCCACTAGTTTGACGATTTCCCACGAACGAACTCCAATTTCAcgattttccataaaaaaaataatatttccccCAAAAATTCTCCATGTGACCGTGTTGTAAAAGCGCTCAGCATATGTACGTTCAATCAGAAACATAATCTatgcaaataaatttttaatccttaTCGTGCACTCATCTCGTAGCtataag from Oryza brachyantha chromosome 3, ObraRS2, whole genome shotgun sequence carries:
- the LOC102712234 gene encoding gamma-interferon-responsive lysosomal thiol protein-like isoform X2 gives rise to the protein MAALHHSRHVPFVAVLLLLLGASGAVEGKKGKVDVALYYESLCPFSATFVVDRLAKVFRDGLLDAIDLSLVPYGNARVRDGKISCQHGGDECLLNTVEACAIDAWPDLRVHFRFIYCVESLVVDGKRSEWESCFAKLNLDAKPVTDCYKSERGHQLSLKYGRQTDALQPPHKYVPWVVVDGQPLYEDYENFEAYVCKAYKGHPPKVCEGLARPPTPTVLELAEGGNRVSYYDSGDIRLKPDEDDHANIKKVLPDGDDDA